A genomic stretch from Solanum stenotomum isolate F172 chromosome 8, ASM1918654v1, whole genome shotgun sequence includes:
- the LOC125873282 gene encoding uncharacterized protein LOC125873282 isoform X2 has translation MKKLNIRSNKKEKEIMGICELDEDKLSQMVRDFIEMDCENFQVDELVDHNNPNNTYLSLKDILENVSDGEKEILGKILFYWRNMVNNMEPKKLRQWIVKRLRMDEYEASLCKTSWITSSGSPSGDYEYIDVMMKEISNGSERVRLIVDIDFRSQFELARPTQEYQELLNSLPSIFVGTEDKLNGIISLLCSAAKQSLKEKGLHVPPWRKASYMHSKWLSHNCKKIALFAPTLHIV, from the exons atgaaaaAACTCAACATTAGAAGcaacaaaaaagagaaagaaattaTGGGTATTTGTGAACTTGATGAAGATAAGTTGTCCCAAATGGTTAGAGATTTTATTGAAATGGATTgtgaaaattttcaagttgATGAACTTGTTGATCATAATAATCCTAATAATACCTATCTTTCCTTAAAG gaTATTCTTGAGAATGTTAGTGATGGTGAAAAAGAGATTCTTGGGAAAATCTTGTTTTATTGGAGAAACATGGTTAACAATATGGAGCCTAAAAAGTTGAGACAATGGATTGTGAAAAGATTAAGAATGGATGAGTATGAAGCTTCTCTTTGTAAAACTTCTTGGATTACCTCTTCTGGAAGTCCTTCAG GTGATTATgaatacattgatgtgatgatGAAAGAAATTAGCAATGGATCAGAAAGAGTGAGATTAATAGTGGATATTGATTTTAGGTCTCAATTTGAGTTAGCAAGGCCAACACAAGAATATCAAGAGCTTTTAAATTCACTTCCATCAATATTTGTGGGTACTGAGGACAAACTTAATGGCATTATCTCTTTGCTTTGTTCAGCAGCCAAACAGTCCCTTAAAGAGAAAGGTCTACATGTTCCACCTTGGAGAAAAGCTAGCTATATGCACTCTAAATGGCTATCTCATAATTGCAAGAAAATTGCTCTGTTTGCACCAACTTTACATATAGTTTGA
- the LOC125873282 gene encoding uncharacterized protein LOC125873282 isoform X1, with amino-acid sequence MKKLNIRSNKKEKEIMGICELDEDKLSQMVRDFIEMDCENFQVDELVDHNNPNNTYLSLKDILENVSDGEKEILGKILFYWRNMVNNMEPKKLRQWIVKRLRMDEYEASLCKTSWITSSGSPSAFQFTGDYEYIDVMMKEISNGSERVRLIVDIDFRSQFELARPTQEYQELLNSLPSIFVGTEDKLNGIISLLCSAAKQSLKEKGLHVPPWRKASYMHSKWLSHNCKKIALFAPTLHIV; translated from the exons atgaaaaAACTCAACATTAGAAGcaacaaaaaagagaaagaaattaTGGGTATTTGTGAACTTGATGAAGATAAGTTGTCCCAAATGGTTAGAGATTTTATTGAAATGGATTgtgaaaattttcaagttgATGAACTTGTTGATCATAATAATCCTAATAATACCTATCTTTCCTTAAAG gaTATTCTTGAGAATGTTAGTGATGGTGAAAAAGAGATTCTTGGGAAAATCTTGTTTTATTGGAGAAACATGGTTAACAATATGGAGCCTAAAAAGTTGAGACAATGGATTGTGAAAAGATTAAGAATGGATGAGTATGAAGCTTCTCTTTGTAAAACTTCTTGGATTACCTCTTCTGGAAGTCCTTCAG CATTTCAATTTACAGGTGATTATgaatacattgatgtgatgatGAAAGAAATTAGCAATGGATCAGAAAGAGTGAGATTAATAGTGGATATTGATTTTAGGTCTCAATTTGAGTTAGCAAGGCCAACACAAGAATATCAAGAGCTTTTAAATTCACTTCCATCAATATTTGTGGGTACTGAGGACAAACTTAATGGCATTATCTCTTTGCTTTGTTCAGCAGCCAAACAGTCCCTTAAAGAGAAAGGTCTACATGTTCCACCTTGGAGAAAAGCTAGCTATATGCACTCTAAATGGCTATCTCATAATTGCAAGAAAATTGCTCTGTTTGCACCAACTTTACATATAGTTTGA